A window of the Vigna angularis cultivar LongXiaoDou No.4 chromosome 3, ASM1680809v1, whole genome shotgun sequence genome harbors these coding sequences:
- the LOC108325707 gene encoding uncharacterized protein LOC108325707 has protein sequence MAFASLIPLLAFFLLHPLPSTSNLLSPIVDEVCKGVECGKGTCKASQNSTFFFECDCQPGWKQPLSNDTDSAFKFLPCIVPNCTLDYSCSKAPAPVQEKATKSNESSFDACRWVDCGGGSCNKTSMFTYNCECDAGYYNLLNVTSFPCFKECSLGMGCSELGISVTNSSSSAAPPALNDNTKNEGCSILQGSYLRVAMVVLFMAMLQLQ, from the exons ATGGCATTTGCAAGTCTCATACCCCTTCTTGCATTTTTTCTTCTGCACCCTCTTCCTTCTACATCTAACCTCCTTTCTCCCATCGTTG ACGAGGTCTGCAAAGGAGTGGAATGTGGAAAAGGAACATGCAAAGCTTCTCAGAACAGCACTTTCTTCTTTGAATGTGACTGTCAACCTGGTTGGAAGCAGCCTCTTTCCAACGATACAGATTCAGCCTTCAAGTTTCTTCCTTGCATAGTTCCTAATT GTACATTGGATTATTCTTGTTCCAAAGCCCCTGCCCCTGTTCAAGAAAAGGCAACAAAATCCAATGAGTCAAGTTTTGATG CTTGTCGTTGGGTTGATTGTGGAGGTGGCTCGTGCAACAAGACATCAATGTTCACCTACAATTGTGAATGTGATGCTGGCTATTACAATCTCCTAAATGTCACTTCCTTTCCTTGCTTCAAAGAAT GTTCTCTTGGCATGGGATGCTCTGAACTTGGAATATCAGTGACAAATTCTTCAAGCTCTGCTGCACCACCGGCTTTGAATGACAACACTAAGAACGAAG gTTGCTCAATTCTACAAGGAAGTTACCTTAGGGTGGCCATGGTAGTTTTGTTCATGGCAATGCTCCAACTGCAATAG